One region of Streptomyces subrutilus genomic DNA includes:
- the nuoE gene encoding NADH-quinone oxidoreductase subunit NuoE yields the protein MTDISLGMPQLPAPDFPADVRERLEADAKQVIARYPDSRSALLPLLHLCQSQEGHVSRTGIRFCAEVLGLTTAEVTAVATFYTMYRRRPSGDYQVGVCTNTLCAVMGGDAIFEELKEHLGVGNNETTPDGKVTLEHIECNAACDYAPVVMVNWEFFDNQTPESAKAMVDDLLAGRPVEPTRGAPLCTYKDTARILAGFPDEREGAVEATGGAGPASLIGLRIARGESPRTPIVHPRGEAGGASRGDTTTEGGE from the coding sequence ATGACCGACATCTCATTGGGCATGCCGCAGCTTCCCGCCCCCGACTTCCCGGCCGACGTACGCGAGCGCCTCGAAGCGGACGCGAAGCAGGTCATCGCCCGCTATCCCGACAGCCGCAGCGCGCTGCTGCCGCTGCTGCACCTGTGCCAGTCGCAGGAGGGCCACGTCTCGCGCACCGGCATCCGCTTCTGCGCCGAGGTGCTGGGCCTGACCACCGCCGAGGTCACGGCGGTGGCGACGTTCTACACGATGTACCGGCGCAGGCCCTCCGGGGACTACCAGGTCGGCGTCTGTACGAACACCCTGTGCGCGGTCATGGGCGGCGACGCCATCTTCGAGGAGCTCAAGGAGCACCTCGGCGTCGGCAACAACGAGACCACCCCCGACGGCAAGGTCACCCTCGAGCACATCGAGTGCAACGCGGCCTGCGACTACGCCCCCGTGGTGATGGTCAACTGGGAGTTCTTCGACAACCAGACCCCCGAGTCCGCCAAGGCCATGGTGGACGACCTGCTGGCCGGCCGCCCCGTCGAGCCGACCCGGGGCGCGCCCCTGTGCACGTACAAGGACACGGCCCGGATCCTCGCCGGTTTCCCCGACGAGCGCGAGGGCGCGGTCGAGGCGACCGGCGGCGCCGGCCCCGCCTCCCTGATCGGCCTGCGCATCGCCCGCGGCGAGTCCCCGCGCACCCCGATCGTGCACCCGCGCGGCGAGGCGGGCGGCGCGTCCCGTGGCGACACCACCACCGAGGGAGGGGAGTGA
- the nuoI gene encoding NADH-quinone oxidoreductase subunit NuoI, whose translation MADTDPNEKWQNPVAGFGVTFKAMFKKRLTEQYPEQPKTTAPRFHGRHQLNRHPDGLEKCIGCELCAWACPADAIYVEGADNTEEERYSPGERYGRVYQINYARCILCGLCVEACPTRALTMTNEFELADASRESLIYTKEQLLAGLTEGMVEAPHAMFPGTEDTDYYRGLVTGAAPGTARQTATSEGDQAPQEAASDFGPTEPASQEVIGR comes from the coding sequence ATGGCTGACACCGACCCGAACGAGAAGTGGCAGAACCCGGTGGCCGGCTTCGGCGTGACCTTCAAGGCCATGTTCAAGAAGCGCCTCACCGAGCAGTACCCGGAGCAGCCGAAGACCACCGCCCCGCGCTTCCACGGGCGGCACCAGCTCAACCGGCACCCCGACGGTCTGGAGAAGTGCATCGGGTGCGAGCTGTGCGCCTGGGCCTGTCCCGCCGACGCCATCTACGTGGAGGGCGCGGACAACACCGAGGAGGAGCGCTACTCCCCGGGCGAGCGGTACGGCCGGGTCTACCAGATCAACTACGCCCGCTGCATCCTGTGCGGGCTGTGCGTCGAGGCCTGCCCCACCCGGGCGCTGACCATGACGAACGAGTTCGAACTGGCCGACGCCAGCCGCGAGTCGCTCATCTACACCAAGGAGCAGCTGCTCGCCGGGCTCACCGAGGGCATGGTCGAGGCGCCGCACGCGATGTTCCCCGGCACCGAGGACACCGACTACTACCGCGGACTGGTGACGGGGGCCGCCCCCGGGACCGCCCGGCAGACGGCGACGTCCGAGGGGGACCAGGCCCCGCAGGAGGCGGCCTCCGACTTCGGTCCCACCGAGCCCGCCTCGCAGGAGGTGATCGGACGATGA
- a CDS encoding NADH-quinone oxidoreductase subunit G: MTVTTNAPAGGGEAAVPPEDLVSLTIDGVELSVPKGTLVIRAAEQLGIEIPRFCDHPLLSPAGACRQCIVEVEGQRKPMASCTITCTDGMVVKTQLTSEVADKSQRGVMELLLINHPLDCPVCDKGGECPLQNQAMSHGNAESRFEGRKRTYEKPVPISTQVLLDRERCVLCARCTRFSNEIAGDPMIELLERGALQQVGTGEGDPFESYFSGNTIQICPVGALTSAAYRFRSRPFDLVSSPSVCEHCAGGCATRTDHRRGKVLRRLAAEDPEVNEEWICDKGRFAFRYAQQRDRLTTPLVRSAAGVLEPASWPEALEAAAGGLAGARGRAGVLTGGRLTVEDAYAYAKFARVVLDTNDIDFRARVHSAEEADFLAATVAGTGKDLDGRGVTYTALEAAPAVLLAGIESEEEAPGVFLRLRKARRKHKQRTFALAPFATRGLEKAGGTLLAAAPGTEPEWLDALASRTGLEAGGADAADALRQRGAVIVVGERLAAVPGALTAAVRAATATGATLVWIPRRAGERAAVEAGALPSLLPGGRPATDPRARDEVATAWGLDELPHRYGRDTGQIVEAAATRELSALVVAGVEVADLPDPARARTALQEAFVISLELRPSEVTEHADVVFPVAAVVEKAGAFINWEGRVRPFEAALKPDQMTRRLAPADARVLHMLADAADRPIALPDVHAVRRELDRLGGWAGERAARQSADTVPLPRPGIGEAVLAGHRLLLDQGRLQDGDEALAGTRHEASARLSAATAAETGVKNGDVLAVTGPAGSVELPLRITEMPDRVVWLPLNSTGSGVLADTGAGPGTLVRIGPATPAGTGDTTMEVGA; encoded by the coding sequence ATGACCGTCACCACGAACGCTCCCGCCGGTGGCGGGGAGGCTGCGGTGCCACCGGAGGACCTGGTGTCGCTGACCATCGACGGGGTCGAGCTGTCGGTCCCCAAGGGCACGCTGGTCATCCGGGCCGCCGAGCAGCTGGGCATCGAGATCCCCCGGTTCTGCGACCACCCCCTGCTCTCCCCGGCCGGCGCCTGCCGCCAGTGCATCGTCGAGGTCGAGGGCCAGCGCAAGCCGATGGCCTCCTGCACCATCACCTGCACCGACGGCATGGTCGTCAAGACGCAGCTGACCTCCGAGGTCGCCGACAAGTCCCAGCGCGGTGTGATGGAGCTGCTGCTCATCAACCACCCGCTGGACTGCCCGGTCTGCGACAAGGGCGGCGAGTGCCCGCTGCAGAACCAGGCGATGTCGCACGGCAACGCCGAGTCCCGGTTCGAGGGCCGCAAGCGCACCTACGAGAAGCCGGTCCCGATCTCCACGCAGGTGCTGCTGGACCGCGAGCGGTGCGTGCTCTGCGCGCGCTGCACCCGCTTCTCCAACGAGATCGCCGGCGACCCGATGATCGAGCTGCTGGAGCGCGGCGCGCTCCAGCAGGTCGGCACCGGCGAGGGCGACCCCTTCGAGTCGTACTTCTCCGGCAACACCATCCAGATCTGCCCCGTCGGCGCCCTCACCTCCGCCGCGTACCGGTTCCGCTCCCGCCCCTTCGACCTCGTCTCCTCCCCGAGCGTGTGCGAGCACTGCGCGGGCGGCTGCGCGACCCGGACCGACCACCGCCGCGGCAAGGTGCTGCGCCGGCTGGCCGCGGAGGACCCCGAGGTCAACGAGGAGTGGATCTGCGACAAGGGCCGCTTCGCGTTCCGCTACGCCCAGCAGCGCGACCGGCTCACGACCCCGCTGGTGCGCAGCGCCGCCGGGGTCCTGGAGCCGGCGAGCTGGCCCGAGGCCCTGGAGGCCGCGGCCGGCGGCCTCGCCGGGGCGCGCGGCCGGGCCGGGGTGCTGACCGGCGGACGGCTCACCGTCGAGGACGCCTACGCGTACGCCAAGTTCGCGCGGGTGGTCCTGGACACCAACGACATCGACTTCCGGGCCCGGGTCCACAGCGCGGAGGAGGCCGACTTCCTGGCCGCCACCGTGGCCGGGACCGGCAAGGACCTCGACGGCCGCGGTGTCACCTACACCGCGCTGGAGGCGGCGCCCGCCGTCCTGCTCGCCGGCATCGAATCCGAGGAGGAGGCCCCCGGGGTCTTCCTGCGGCTGCGCAAGGCCCGCCGCAAGCACAAGCAGCGGACCTTCGCGCTGGCCCCCTTCGCCACCCGGGGCCTGGAGAAGGCGGGCGGCACCCTGCTGGCCGCCGCCCCCGGCACCGAGCCCGAGTGGCTGGACGCGCTCGCCTCCCGGACCGGCCTGGAAGCGGGCGGCGCGGACGCCGCCGACGCACTGCGCCAGCGCGGCGCCGTCATCGTCGTCGGGGAGCGCCTCGCCGCCGTGCCGGGCGCGCTGACCGCCGCCGTACGGGCGGCCACCGCGACCGGGGCGACGCTGGTGTGGATCCCGCGCCGGGCCGGTGAGCGGGCCGCCGTCGAGGCGGGCGCGCTGCCGTCCCTGCTGCCCGGCGGCCGCCCGGCCACCGACCCGCGGGCCCGCGACGAGGTCGCCACCGCCTGGGGGCTGGACGAACTCCCGCACCGCTACGGCCGCGACACCGGCCAGATCGTGGAGGCCGCGGCGACCCGCGAACTGTCCGCCCTGGTGGTGGCGGGCGTCGAGGTCGCGGACCTGCCGGACCCGGCCCGCGCGCGGACCGCCCTCCAGGAGGCCTTCGTCATCTCCCTGGAACTGCGGCCCAGCGAGGTCACCGAGCACGCGGACGTGGTCTTCCCGGTCGCCGCCGTGGTCGAGAAGGCGGGCGCCTTCATCAACTGGGAGGGCAGGGTCCGGCCGTTCGAGGCCGCGCTCAAGCCCGACCAGATGACCCGCCGCCTCGCCCCGGCCGACGCCCGCGTGCTGCACATGCTGGCCGACGCCGCCGACCGGCCCATCGCGCTGCCCGACGTACACGCCGTACGCCGCGAGCTCGACCGGCTCGGCGGCTGGGCCGGGGAGCGCGCCGCCCGGCAGTCCGCGGACACCGTGCCGCTGCCCCGCCCGGGCATCGGCGAGGCGGTCCTCGCGGGCCACCGGCTCCTCCTCGACCAGGGCAGGCTCCAGGACGGCGACGAAGCACTGGCCGGCACCCGGCACGAGGCGAGCGCCCGGCTCTCGGCGGCCACGGCGGCCGAGACGGGCGTCAAGAACGGGGACGTCCTCGCGGTCACCGGCCCGGCCGGCTCCGTGGAACTGCCCCTGCGGATCACCGAAATGCCCGACCGCGTGGTCTGGCTCCCGCTGAACTCCACCGGGTCCGGGGTCCTCGCCGACACCGGAGCCGGCCCGGGCACCCTCGTGCGGATCGGCCCCGCGACCCCGGCCGGCACCGGCGACACCACCATGGAGGTGGGCGCGTGA
- the nuoH gene encoding NADH-quinone oxidoreductase subunit NuoH, protein MNAVQLAAEDLTLFGRDVWWLVVIKAVFCFAFLMVTVLFSIVWERKVVAWMQLRIGPNRHGPWGLLQSLADGVKLMLKEDVIVKRADKVVYVLAPIIAAIPAFMAIAVIPFGPPGNEVSIFGQRTTMQLTDLPIAMLYVLAVASVGIYGIVLAGWSSGSTYPLLGGLRSCAQMISYEIAMGAAFASVFLYSGSMSTSAIVEAQADRWYIILLPVSFIIYVVTMVGETNRAPFDMPESEGDLVGGFNTEYSSIKFALFMLAEYVNMVTVSAVSVTLFLGGWRAPAPISTYWEGANHGWWPMLWFVLKVQLLLFFFIWLRGTLPRVRYDQLMKLGWKVLIPVSVVWLMLVATVRALRNESHDFSQIVLYVGGAVVAILLLSFIADLFRDKREKAAAEAAGKAAAAEPFDPLAGGFPVPPKPGQHLAPVPRRRPRSERELIVSGGANTESDREEGAENG, encoded by the coding sequence GTGAACGCGGTACAGCTTGCCGCCGAGGACCTGACCCTGTTCGGCAGGGACGTCTGGTGGCTCGTCGTCATCAAGGCGGTGTTCTGCTTCGCCTTCCTGATGGTGACCGTGCTCTTCTCCATCGTGTGGGAGCGCAAGGTCGTCGCCTGGATGCAGCTGCGCATCGGCCCCAACCGGCACGGCCCCTGGGGCCTGCTCCAGTCGCTCGCCGACGGCGTCAAGCTGATGCTGAAGGAAGACGTCATCGTCAAGCGGGCCGACAAGGTGGTCTACGTCCTGGCGCCGATCATCGCGGCGATCCCGGCCTTCATGGCCATCGCGGTGATCCCCTTCGGCCCGCCGGGCAACGAGGTCTCCATCTTCGGCCAGCGCACCACGATGCAGCTGACCGACCTGCCCATCGCGATGCTCTACGTCCTCGCGGTGGCCTCGGTCGGCATCTACGGCATCGTGCTGGCCGGCTGGTCCTCCGGCTCGACCTACCCGCTCCTCGGCGGCCTGCGCTCCTGCGCGCAGATGATCTCCTACGAGATCGCGATGGGCGCGGCCTTCGCCTCGGTCTTCCTCTACTCCGGGTCGATGTCGACCTCGGCGATCGTGGAGGCCCAGGCCGACCGCTGGTACATCATCCTGCTGCCGGTCTCCTTCATCATCTACGTCGTGACGATGGTCGGCGAGACCAACCGCGCCCCCTTCGACATGCCGGAGTCCGAGGGCGACCTCGTCGGCGGCTTCAACACCGAGTACTCGTCCATCAAGTTCGCGCTGTTCATGCTCGCCGAGTACGTCAACATGGTCACCGTCTCGGCGGTCTCCGTCACGCTCTTCCTGGGCGGCTGGCGGGCCCCGGCGCCGATCTCCACGTATTGGGAGGGCGCGAACCACGGCTGGTGGCCGATGCTCTGGTTCGTCCTCAAGGTGCAGCTGCTGCTCTTCTTCTTCATCTGGCTGCGCGGCACGCTGCCGCGCGTGCGCTACGACCAGCTGATGAAGCTCGGCTGGAAGGTCCTGATCCCGGTCTCCGTCGTCTGGCTGATGCTGGTCGCGACCGTGCGGGCGCTGCGCAACGAGAGTCACGACTTCAGCCAGATCGTCCTCTACGTCGGCGGCGCCGTCGTGGCGATCCTGCTCCTCTCCTTCATCGCGGACCTGTTCCGCGACAAACGCGAGAAGGCGGCCGCCGAGGCGGCCGGCAAGGCCGCCGCGGCCGAGCCCTTCGACCCGCTCGCGGGCGGGTTCCCCGTACCGCCCAAGCCCGGCCAGCACCTGGCACCCGTACCGCGCCGACGGCCGCGGAGCGAGCGGGAGCTGATTGTCAGTGGTGGCGCGAATACTGAGAGTGACCGAGAGGAGGGTGCTGAGAATGGCTGA
- a CDS encoding NADH-quinone oxidoreductase subunit A yields the protein MNAYAPILVLGALGAGFAIFSVVMATLIGPKRYNRAKLEAYECGIEPTPQPAGGGRFPIKYYLTAMLFIIFDIEVVFLYPWAVTFDSLGIFGLVEMLLFVLTVFVAYAYVWRRGGLEWD from the coding sequence GTGAATGCGTACGCGCCCATCCTCGTGCTCGGCGCCCTCGGCGCAGGGTTTGCGATCTTCTCCGTGGTCATGGCCACGCTGATCGGCCCAAAACGGTACAACCGGGCAAAGCTCGAGGCGTACGAGTGCGGCATCGAGCCCACTCCGCAGCCGGCCGGCGGCGGCCGCTTCCCCATCAAGTACTACCTGACGGCGATGCTCTTCATCATCTTCGATATCGAGGTCGTCTTCCTCTACCCCTGGGCCGTCACCTTCGACTCCCTGGGGATCTTCGGGCTCGTGGAGATGCTCCTCTTCGTGCTCACCGTCTTCGTCGCCTACGCCTACGTGTGGCGCCGCGGCGGCCTGGAATGGGACTGA
- a CDS encoding NADH-quinone oxidoreductase subunit D gives MNTPNASHASARETTEGTVYTVTGGDWDEIVRSAAKADDERIVVNMGPQHPSTHGVLRLILEIDGETVTEARCGIGYLHTGIEKNLEFRNWTQGTTFVTRMDYLTPFFNETAYCLGVEKLLGITDQIPDRATVIRVLLMELNRLSSHLVCIATGGMELGATTIMIYGFRDRELILDVFELITGLRMNHAFVRPGGLAQDLPPGAVDQLREFVKTMKKNLPEYDKLATGNPIFKARMQDVGYLDLTGAMALGATGPILRSAGLPHDLRKSDPYCGYEDYEFDAPTTETCDSYGRFLIRLEEMRQSLRIVEQCLDRLEPGPVMVADKKIAWPAQLAMGPDGLGNSLDHIKNIMGTSMEALIHHFKLVTEGFRVPAGQAYAAVESPKGELGVHVVSDGGTRPYRVHFRDPSFTNLQAMAAMCEGGQVADVIVAVASIDPVMGGVDR, from the coding sequence ATGAACACCCCGAACGCATCGCACGCCTCCGCGCGCGAGACGACCGAAGGCACCGTCTACACCGTCACCGGCGGCGACTGGGACGAGATCGTCCGGTCCGCGGCCAAGGCCGACGACGAGCGGATCGTCGTCAACATGGGCCCGCAGCACCCGTCCACCCACGGAGTGCTCCGCCTGATCCTGGAGATCGACGGCGAGACGGTCACCGAGGCCCGCTGCGGCATCGGCTACCTGCACACCGGCATCGAGAAGAACCTCGAGTTCCGGAACTGGACGCAGGGCACCACCTTCGTGACGCGCATGGACTACCTGACGCCGTTCTTCAACGAGACGGCGTACTGCCTCGGCGTCGAGAAGCTGCTCGGCATCACCGACCAGATCCCGGACCGCGCCACCGTCATCCGCGTCCTGCTGATGGAGCTCAACCGGCTCTCCTCCCACCTGGTGTGCATCGCCACCGGCGGCATGGAGCTGGGCGCGACGACGATCATGATCTACGGCTTCCGCGACCGCGAGCTGATCCTCGACGTCTTCGAGCTGATCACCGGACTGCGCATGAACCACGCGTTCGTCCGCCCCGGCGGCCTGGCGCAGGACCTGCCGCCGGGCGCCGTCGACCAGCTGCGCGAGTTCGTGAAGACCATGAAGAAGAACCTGCCGGAGTACGACAAGCTCGCCACCGGCAACCCCATCTTCAAGGCCCGCATGCAGGACGTCGGCTACCTCGACCTCACCGGAGCCATGGCGCTCGGCGCCACCGGCCCGATCCTGCGCTCCGCGGGACTGCCCCACGACCTGCGCAAGTCGGACCCGTACTGCGGCTACGAGGACTACGAGTTCGACGCGCCGACCACCGAGACCTGCGACTCCTACGGACGCTTCCTGATCCGCCTGGAGGAGATGCGCCAGTCCCTGCGGATCGTCGAGCAGTGCCTGGACCGGCTGGAGCCGGGCCCGGTGATGGTCGCCGACAAGAAGATCGCCTGGCCGGCGCAGCTCGCGATGGGCCCCGACGGGCTCGGCAACTCGCTCGACCACATCAAGAACATCATGGGCACCTCCATGGAGGCCCTCATCCACCACTTCAAGCTGGTGACCGAGGGCTTCCGGGTCCCCGCCGGGCAGGCCTACGCGGCCGTCGAGTCCCCCAAGGGCGAGCTCGGCGTCCACGTCGTCTCCGACGGCGGCACCCGCCCCTACCGGGTCCACTTCCGCGACCCGTCCTTCACCAACCTCCAGGCCATGGCAGCGATGTGCGAGGGCGGCCAGGTCGCCGACGTCATCGTCGCCGTCGCCTCCATCGACCCCGTGATGGGAGGCGTCGACCGATGA
- a CDS encoding NADH-quinone oxidoreductase subunit C produces the protein MSETREPENGDNGNGNGGNNLPAPRPSGPEVIGVRKGMFGAAGGGDTSGYGGLVRTVALPGAASRPYGSYFDEVADELEGALEEQDLVPENAIEKTVVDRGELTFHIAREHLVQVARTLRDDPALRFELCTGVSGVHFPGDKGRELHAVYHLRSLTHGRILRLEVSVPDSDPHVPSLVSVYPTNDWHERETYDFFGLVFDGHPALTRIMMPDDWQGFPQRKDYPLGGIAVEYKGAQIPAPDQRRSYS, from the coding sequence GTGAGCGAGACCCGAGAGCCGGAGAACGGCGACAACGGCAACGGCAACGGCGGGAACAACCTCCCCGCCCCGCGCCCGAGCGGCCCCGAGGTCATCGGCGTCCGCAAGGGCATGTTCGGAGCGGCGGGCGGCGGCGACACCAGCGGCTACGGCGGCCTGGTCCGCACCGTGGCCCTGCCCGGCGCGGCGAGCCGCCCGTACGGCTCCTACTTCGACGAGGTGGCCGACGAACTCGAAGGCGCCCTGGAGGAGCAGGACCTGGTCCCCGAGAACGCCATCGAGAAGACCGTGGTCGACCGGGGCGAGCTCACCTTCCACATCGCCCGCGAGCACCTCGTCCAGGTGGCGCGCACCCTGCGCGACGACCCCGCCCTGCGCTTCGAGCTCTGCACCGGAGTCTCCGGGGTGCACTTCCCCGGGGACAAGGGCCGCGAGCTGCACGCCGTCTACCACCTGCGCTCGCTCACCCACGGCCGGATCCTGCGGCTGGAGGTGTCCGTCCCGGACAGCGACCCGCACGTCCCCTCGCTCGTCTCCGTCTACCCGACCAACGACTGGCACGAGCGCGAGACGTACGACTTCTTCGGCCTGGTCTTCGACGGGCACCCCGCCCTCACCCGGATCATGATGCCGGACGACTGGCAGGGCTTCCCGCAGCGCAAGGACTACCCGCTCGGCGGCATCGCCGTCGAGTACAAGGGCGCCCAGATCCCGGCTCCCGACCAGCGGAGGTCGTACAGCTGA
- a CDS encoding NuoB/complex I 20 kDa subunit family protein gives MGLEEKLPSGFLLTTVEQAAGWVRKSSVFPATFGLACCAIEMMTTGAGRYDLARFGMEVFRGSPRQADLMIVAGRVSQKMAPVLRQVYDQMPAPKWVISMGVCASSGGMFNNYAIVQGVDHIVPVDIYLPGCPPRPEMLMDAILKLHQKIQGSKLGVNREEAAREAEEAALKALPTIEMKGLLR, from the coding sequence ATGGGACTTGAAGAGAAGCTGCCGAGCGGCTTTCTGCTGACCACCGTCGAACAGGCGGCGGGCTGGGTGCGCAAGTCATCCGTCTTTCCCGCGACCTTCGGCCTGGCCTGCTGCGCCATCGAGATGATGACCACCGGAGCGGGACGCTACGACCTGGCCCGCTTCGGCATGGAGGTCTTCCGGGGCTCCCCCCGCCAGGCCGACCTGATGATCGTGGCCGGCCGGGTCAGCCAGAAGATGGCGCCGGTACTGCGGCAGGTGTACGACCAGATGCCGGCTCCCAAATGGGTCATCTCCATGGGGGTTTGTGCTTCTTCGGGCGGAATGTTCAACAACTACGCGATCGTCCAGGGCGTCGACCACATCGTCCCGGTGGACATCTACCTGCCCGGCTGCCCGCCGCGCCCCGAAATGCTGATGGACGCGATCCTCAAGCTCCACCAGAAGATCCAGGGCTCGAAGCTCGGCGTGAACCGGGAAGAGGCGGCGCGTGAGGCGGAGGAGGCGGCCCTCAAGGCCCTCCCCACCATCGAGATGAAGGGGCTGCTCCGGTGA
- the nuoF gene encoding NADH-quinone oxidoreductase subunit NuoF produces the protein MSVSSKESHGGTAQPEAGGGTSPEKLLAPVLSAFWDEPASWTLETYRRHEGYEGLRKALAMTPDDLIAYVKDSGLRGRGGAGFPTGMKWQFIPQGDGKPHYLVVNADESEPGTCKDIPLLFANPHSLIEGMIIACYAIRSQHAFIYLRGEVVPVLRRLHEAVREAYEAGYLGKDILGSGLDLDITVHAGAGAYICGEETALLDSLEGRRGQPRLRPPFPAVEGLYACPTVVNNVESIASVPAILNKGKDWFKSMGTEKSPGFTLYSLSGHVAGPGQYEAPLGITLRQLLDMSGGMRPGHRLKFWTPGGSSTPMFTDEHLDVPLDYEGVGAAGSMLGTKALQCFDETTCVVRAVTRWTEFYAHESCGKCTPCREGTYWLVQLLRDIEAGKGAMSDLDKLNDIADNINGKSFCALGDGAASPIFSSLKYFRAEYEQHITGKGCPFDPRKSTLWADTEVNA, from the coding sequence ATGTCCGTGTCATCCAAGGAAAGTCATGGGGGCACCGCCCAGCCGGAGGCTGGGGGAGGGACGAGTCCGGAAAAGCTCCTCGCCCCCGTCCTCTCCGCGTTCTGGGACGAGCCCGCCTCGTGGACGCTGGAGACCTACCGGCGGCACGAGGGCTACGAAGGCCTGCGCAAGGCCCTCGCGATGACCCCGGACGACCTCATCGCCTACGTGAAGGACTCGGGCCTGCGCGGCCGCGGCGGCGCGGGCTTCCCCACCGGCATGAAGTGGCAGTTCATCCCGCAGGGCGACGGAAAGCCGCACTACCTCGTCGTGAACGCGGACGAGTCGGAGCCGGGAACCTGCAAGGACATCCCCCTCCTCTTCGCCAACCCGCACTCCCTCATCGAGGGAATGATCATCGCCTGCTACGCGATCCGCTCGCAGCACGCCTTCATCTACCTGCGCGGCGAGGTCGTACCGGTCCTGCGGCGCCTGCACGAGGCGGTGCGCGAGGCGTACGAGGCCGGCTACCTCGGGAAGGACATCCTCGGGAGCGGGCTCGACCTCGACATCACGGTGCACGCGGGAGCGGGCGCGTACATCTGCGGCGAGGAGACGGCTCTGCTCGACTCCCTCGAAGGCCGGCGCGGCCAGCCCCGGCTGCGTCCTCCCTTCCCGGCCGTGGAGGGGCTCTACGCGTGCCCCACCGTCGTCAACAACGTGGAGTCCATCGCCTCGGTCCCCGCGATCCTGAACAAGGGCAAGGACTGGTTCAAGTCGATGGGGACCGAGAAGTCCCCCGGCTTCACCCTGTACTCGCTCTCCGGGCACGTCGCGGGCCCCGGCCAGTACGAGGCCCCGCTCGGCATCACCCTGCGCCAGCTGCTCGACATGAGCGGCGGGATGCGGCCCGGGCACCGGCTGAAGTTCTGGACCCCGGGCGGCTCCTCCACCCCCATGTTCACGGACGAGCACCTCGACGTCCCGCTGGACTACGAGGGTGTGGGCGCGGCCGGCTCGATGCTCGGCACCAAGGCGCTCCAGTGCTTCGACGAGACGACCTGCGTGGTGCGGGCCGTGACCCGGTGGACCGAGTTCTACGCCCACGAGTCCTGCGGCAAGTGCACGCCCTGCCGCGAGGGCACCTACTGGCTGGTCCAGCTGCTGCGCGACATCGAGGCCGGCAAGGGCGCCATGTCCGACCTCGACAAGCTGAACGACATCGCCGACAACATCAACGGCAAGTCCTTCTGCGCGCTCGGCGACGGCGCCGCCAGCCCCATCTTCTCCTCGCTCAAGTACTTCCGCGCGGAGTACGAGCAGCACATCACGGGCAAGGGCTGCCCCTTCGACCCCAGGAAGTCGACCCTCTGGGCTGACACGGAGGTGAACGCATGA